The genomic interval TTAATAATTCTGCATTTATCACAAATTTTTTTCACTGATGCTCTTACTTTCATTTTATTGACCTCGCATTACTTAGATCTACAAAACAATGCCTATTTCTTAAGCCTATAAGTAATTCTTCCCTTTGTTAAATCATAAGGTGAAAGCTCAAGCTTTACCTTATCTCCTGGGAGGATTCTTATAAACCGAGTTCTCATTTTACCAGACACATACGCTAATACTTCGTGTCCCTGTCCCCCGTCAACTTCTACTCTAAACATGGCGTTTGGAAGCGCCTCAATTACCGTGCCTTCAAATTCTATTCTTTCTTCTTTCGCCATATCTCCCCTATATTACTGAGTTAAAATTACAGGCCCGTTTTCTGTAACCGCCACTGTGTGCTCAAAATGAGCAGAAAGTGTACCGTCAACTGTAACCGCTGTCCATCCGTCGTCCAAAATTTTAATGTCAGGCTTTCCGACATTAACCATTGGCTCAATTGCGATTACCATGCCTGGTTTTAACTGAACTCCCTTGTTTCCATTGCCATTTGGAGGAACAAAATTTGGCACCTGCGGATCCTCATGCAGACTCTTGCCAATCCCATGTCCTACAAATGACCTTACGATAGAAAACCCTTTGTCTTCTACATAAGACTGTATCGCTCCGGACACTTCATAAACCCCATTATCAGGTGAAGCTTCCTGGATACCTTTTAAAAGAGATTCTTTTGTTACTTCTAATAGTTTCTGTGCGACTGGTGATATTTCGCCCACAGCAACTGTTATGGCAGAATCCCCATAAAATCCATCCAAGATCACGCCGAAATCAAGCCCAACTATGTCTCCTTCCTTTAAGATATTCTTTTTGGAAGGTATTCCGTGCACTACTTCGCTATTAATTGCAAAACATACAGAACCCGGATAGTCCGAGTAGCCTTTAAAAGCACATTTTGCATTTCTTTTTAATGCTACTTCTTCTGCAGCTTTATCCAAGTCCCAAGTTGAGACGCCCGGCTCAACCATTTCTTTCATTGTGTTGAGCGCTTCAACCACTATCTGCGCCGCAGAGCGCATCTTATTAATCTCTTCCTTACTCTTTAAATGAATCATTGTTCCACTTGATTAAGAACACTCTTAATCCTTCCAAACACATCATCAATGCTTCCCATTCCGTCAACTTCTGCCAGAACTCCCTGAGCTTTATAATAATCTTTTAAAGGCTCAGTCTGACTTCTGTATACGCTTAAACGATTTTTTACAACATCTTCTGTATCGTCTTCTCTTCCTTCTATTTTTGCGCGCTCTAAAATTCTGTTTACGATCTCCCCGTCATTTACTTCAATTGAAACAACACTGTCAATTGACTCGTTTTCAGCCTCTAGCATGCCGCTTAGCGCCTCTGCCTGAGCTATTGTACGAGGAAAACCGTCTAACATAAATCCTTTTCTTGCATCATCTTCTTTTATTCTATCTTTAATAATTCCAATTATTACATCATCAGGAACAAGCTCTCCCTTATCCATAAAAGATTTGGCAAGCGTTCCCAGTTCAGTACCGTTTTTAACTGCGGACCTTAGCATATCACCTGTTGAAATGTGCGCAGCAACAAAGCTCTCAGAAATCTTATTTGCCTGAGTTCCTTTTCCTGCTCCCGGTGGTCCGAATAATATTAATCTCATAAACTCAATACACCTCGTTATAAATTATATCTACTAGGCCCTTTCATTCCCTTTTTCTTTACAAACCCTTCGTAGCTGTGGGTTATAAGGAATGACTCAACCTGCTGTACAAAATCAAGAGTTACACCAACCACAATTAGAAGTGATGTACCTCCGAAATAAAACGGCAGATTAAAGGGCTCACGTTCTAAAAATGCCGGTATAACACAAACAAACGCCACATATATAGCACCAATGAAAGTAATTCTTCCTAATATCTTGTCAATATACTCAGCTGTTTTCTTCCCTGGCCTAATCCCTGGGACAAAACCACCGTTTTTTCTGAGGTTGTCTGCCAGATCATCAGGGTTATATATCACCGCAGTGTAGAAATATGCAAAAAAGATG from Thermodesulfobacteriota bacterium carries:
- the infA gene encoding translation initiation factor IF-1, with translation MAKEERIEFEGTVIEALPNAMFRVEVDGGQGHEVLAYVSGKMRTRFIRILPGDKVKLELSPYDLTKGRITYRLKK
- the map gene encoding type I methionyl aminopeptidase, which codes for MIHLKSKEEINKMRSAAQIVVEALNTMKEMVEPGVSTWDLDKAAEEVALKRNAKCAFKGYSDYPGSVCFAINSEVVHGIPSKKNILKEGDIVGLDFGVILDGFYGDSAITVAVGEISPVAQKLLEVTKESLLKGIQEASPDNGVYEVSGAIQSYVEDKGFSIVRSFVGHGIGKSLHEDPQVPNFVPPNGNGNKGVQLKPGMVIAIEPMVNVGKPDIKILDDGWTAVTVDGTLSAHFEHTVAVTENGPVILTQ
- a CDS encoding adenylate kinase, translating into MRLILFGPPGAGKGTQANKISESFVAAHISTGDMLRSAVKNGTELGTLAKSFMDKGELVPDDVIIGIIKDRIKEDDARKGFMLDGFPRTIAQAEALSGMLEAENESIDSVVSIEVNDGEIVNRILERAKIEGREDDTEDVVKNRLSVYRSQTEPLKDYYKAQGVLAEVDGMGSIDDVFGRIKSVLNQVEQ